The Candidatus Thorarchaeota archaeon genome has a segment encoding these proteins:
- a CDS encoding sporulation protein, which produces MRKVEIILDKLAYLPGETISGTLSVVTDKNFNANCVLVSLNGEAFAEVSEGTGEDETTYSERQTVIDQTIRLKEKGMISKGVTKFPFEFQLPDGIPGSYNGTNGMISYSINGKIEISWRLDPRATQVIKIMQPIQRLAPYSYESRITFDEENEIIIQMDSDLLTPGEPVVVRYRVNGRPKIRGLRFDIVLRETVRPEGEEETFSSVKSTGFFALEDIPPETWMQAEAKTEISWPTTPQSQLIQAQYFVEVTADIPFRFDKTASIPLRIGRPIES; this is translated from the coding sequence ATGAGGAAGGTAGAGATCATTCTTGATAAGCTAGCATACTTACCGGGAGAGACCATCTCCGGAACATTAAGTGTGGTCACAGACAAGAACTTCAACGCCAATTGCGTATTGGTCTCTCTCAATGGCGAAGCATTTGCAGAGGTCTCCGAAGGCACGGGGGAGGATGAAACAACCTACAGCGAGCGGCAGACAGTGATCGACCAGACCATTCGCCTCAAGGAAAAAGGGATGATCAGTAAGGGAGTGACCAAGTTCCCATTCGAGTTCCAGCTTCCGGATGGCATTCCCGGATCGTATAACGGAACTAATGGAATGATATCATATTCCATCAATGGGAAAATAGAGATATCGTGGCGTTTGGATCCACGAGCCACACAGGTAATTAAGATCATGCAGCCCATCCAAAGACTTGCTCCTTATTCATACGAGTCGAGAATTACGTTCGATGAGGAGAACGAGATCATTATTCAGATGGACAGTGATTTACTTACTCCTGGCGAGCCGGTTGTTGTCCGATATAGAGTAAATGGACGACCAAAGATCAGAGGACTGAGATTTGACATTGTCCTCCGGGAAACAGTACGGCCAGAAGGAGAAGAGGAGACTTTCTCATCGGTCAAGAGCACTGGTTTTTTCGCACTCGAGGACATACCACCAGAAACGTGGATGCAGGCCGAGGCCAAGACGGAGATATCATGGCCGACAACGCCACAGAGCCAACTGATCCAAGCACAATACTTTGTCGAGGTGACTGCGGACATACCGTTTAGGTTTGATAAGACGGCATCGATCCCCTTACGAATTGGAAGACCAATAGAGAGCTAG